In Methanothermobacter sp., the following are encoded in one genomic region:
- the hypB gene encoding hydrogenase nickel incorporation protein HypB → MHKIAEVEIQNDILLANRKLAKKNQRRLDRSNVFAVDFLGAIGSGKTTLIERLIENMDRKVAVIAGDVISKFDAGRFERYGVPVVGLNTGKECHLDAHLVEHALEDLPLEDVDILFIENVGNLICPVDFDLGSHMRVVVVSSTEGDDTVEKHPLIFREADLVVINKADLADAVGADLDKMVEDVKHINPDVRVLKTSLKTGEGVQEIIDAIEDAMVD, encoded by the coding sequence ATGCATAAGATAGCAGAGGTTGAAATTCAGAATGATATTCTCCTTGCAAACAGAAAACTTGCCAAGAAAAACCAGAGGCGCCTTGACAGGTCCAACGTCTTTGCAGTTGACTTTTTGGGTGCAATAGGGTCAGGAAAGACCACACTAATAGAGAGGCTCATTGAGAACATGGACAGGAAGGTTGCGGTCATTGCAGGGGATGTTATAAGTAAATTTGACGCAGGGAGGTTCGAAAGGTATGGTGTGCCGGTTGTCGGGCTGAATACCGGTAAGGAATGCCACCTTGACGCTCATCTAGTTGAACACGCACTTGAGGATCTTCCACTTGAGGATGTGGACATCCTTTTCATTGAAAACGTTGGTAACCTCATATGTCCAGTGGACTTTGACCTTGGATCACATATGAGGGTCGTCGTTGTGAGCTCCACAGAGGGCGATGATACGGTGGAGAAGCACCCCCTCATATTCAGGGAGGCCGACCTCGTGGTTATAAACAAGGCCGACCTTGCAGATGCCGTTGGTGCAGATCTTGATAAGATGGTTGAGGATGTTAAACATATCAACCCTGATGTAAGGGTTCTTAAAACCAGTCTCAAAACCGGTGAAGGCGTCCAGGAGATAATTGATGCCATTGAGGATGCCATGGTTGATTAA
- a CDS encoding DUF1894 domain-containing protein has product MSFCIETYLQQSDDYEIHMTRSGFRECAAFIEKKARRVVHIRPGEKILGARIIGIPPVPVGIDEERSTVMIPYTKPCYGTAVIEIPVDEDEIERIIEVAEH; this is encoded by the coding sequence ATGTCATTCTGCATAGAGACCTACCTGCAGCAGTCCGACGACTATGAAATCCACATGACCCGTTCAGGGTTCAGGGAATGTGCGGCATTCATTGAGAAAAAGGCAAGGAGGGTCGTCCATATAAGGCCCGGCGAGAAGATACTGGGTGCAAGGATAATAGGAATACCCCCGGTACCTGTTGGCATAGATGAGGAACGCTCAACCGTGATGATACCCTACACAAAGCCCTGTTATGGGACAGCGGTCATAGAGATACCCGTGGATGAGGATGAAATAGAGAGAATAATTGAAGTTGCAGAGCACTGA
- the hypA gene encoding hydrogenase maturation nickel metallochaperone HypA, with the protein MHELSMADAIVRTVIDAAEKNDAVEVLEVTVEIGQLTLLNPEQIRFMLEVLSEGTILEGADFNLEVVPVEIECKCGYEGVVEADELDHFAPVISCPECGGNEFQVKTGRECNVRNIKIEKRE; encoded by the coding sequence TTGCATGAACTATCCATGGCCGATGCAATTGTAAGGACAGTCATCGATGCTGCAGAGAAGAACGATGCAGTGGAGGTCCTGGAGGTCACAGTTGAGATCGGCCAGCTCACTCTACTTAACCCTGAACAGATCAGATTCATGCTGGAGGTCCTCAGCGAGGGCACAATACTTGAGGGGGCAGATTTTAACCTTGAGGTTGTCCCGGTTGAAATAGAATGCAAATGTGGATATGAGGGCGTGGTTGAGGCTGATGAGCTTGATCACTTCGCCCCAGTCATAAGCTGCCCTGAATGCGGGGGAAATGAATTCCAGGTGAAGACTGGCAGGGAATGCAACGTCAGGAACATAAAAATTGAGAAGAGGGAATAG
- a CDS encoding GNAT family N-acetyltransferase, whose product MVCLILRNVREEDFTPIAELAFRCPPMVTERNSIYHIFTRFFSSTSFVAEEDGRITGFLLGFISQDDPHEAYIHLLCVSPHIRGRGVASRLLEVFTETVRQRGARVIYLITKPVNQRAIRFYLKNGFRAVEEGETVDAGPVKAVADYNGPGEDMVVFRRLI is encoded by the coding sequence GTGGTTTGCTTGATCTTAAGGAATGTGAGGGAGGAGGATTTCACTCCTATAGCGGAACTGGCATTTAGATGTCCCCCCATGGTTACAGAGAGGAACTCAATCTACCATATATTCACAAGGTTCTTCAGCAGCACATCCTTTGTTGCAGAGGAGGATGGAAGGATCACCGGCTTTCTCCTGGGATTCATATCCCAGGACGACCCTCATGAGGCATACATTCATCTTCTCTGTGTCTCACCACACATCAGGGGAAGGGGTGTGGCATCAAGGCTTCTTGAGGTCTTCACAGAAACTGTGAGGCAAAGAGGTGCCCGTGTCATATACCTTATAACAAAACCAGTGAACCAGAGGGCGATAAGATTTTACCTTAAAAATGGGTTCAGGGCGGTGGAGGAGGGCGAAACAGTTGATGCTGGTCCTGTAAAGGCGGTGGCAGATTACAATGGCCCCGGTGAGGACATGGTGGTATTCAGAAGACTCATCTGA
- a CDS encoding ribose-phosphate diphosphokinase, which yields MIIGCSASQKLAAIVADLLDDRLCPVETRKFPDGERYIRVKGGVDGEVTVVQSTGYPQDENLMELLFMMENLKDLGADYVRAVIPYFGYGRQERRFKSGEAVSARIVARLLEAAGADEIITVNLHENCLSEFFTVPVTELSAMPLIARHISFLDDPVIIAPDKGAMGHAREVSSILGCECDYMEKVRLSPETVETRVRDLDVEGMDAVVVDDIISTGGTIVNAAGILRNCGASSITVCCVHPVLVEDALLRIFSAGVERVIATDTLKSEVSEISVAPLIAEAIK from the coding sequence ATGATAATAGGTTGTTCAGCATCACAGAAACTGGCTGCAATCGTTGCAGATTTGCTTGATGATAGGCTGTGCCCGGTTGAAACCCGTAAATTCCCTGATGGGGAGCGTTACATCCGTGTTAAGGGCGGGGTTGATGGTGAGGTCACCGTTGTCCAGTCGACAGGTTACCCGCAGGATGAGAACCTCATGGAACTCCTCTTCATGATGGAGAACCTTAAGGATCTTGGGGCGGATTATGTGCGGGCTGTGATACCCTATTTCGGTTACGGGAGGCAGGAGCGGCGCTTCAAGAGTGGAGAGGCTGTTTCAGCCAGGATAGTTGCCCGCCTCCTTGAGGCCGCTGGTGCAGATGAGATCATAACCGTGAACCTCCATGAGAACTGCCTCAGCGAATTCTTCACCGTACCTGTAACTGAACTCTCTGCCATGCCCCTCATAGCCAGGCACATCTCATTCCTGGATGACCCTGTGATCATCGCACCCGATAAGGGTGCCATGGGCCATGCCAGGGAGGTCAGCAGCATACTTGGATGTGAATGCGATTACATGGAGAAGGTGAGGCTTTCCCCTGAAACCGTTGAGACCAGGGTGCGGGACCTGGATGTTGAGGGGATGGACGCGGTGGTGGTGGATGACATCATAAGTACCGGGGGTACGATTGTAAACGCCGCTGGAATTTTAAGAAACTGCGGGGCCTCAAGTATAACCGTGTGCTGCGTCCACCCTGTCCTGGTGGAGGACGCCCTGCTCAGGATATTCTCTGCAGGTGTTGAGAGGGTGATTGCAACGGACACCCTGAAATCAGAGGTGAGTGAGATCTCGGTGGCCCCTCTGATTGCAGAGGCAATAAAATAA
- a CDS encoding DUF1890 domain-containing protein — protein MKKALMILGCPESPVQVPLAIYTSHKLRKKGFSVTITANPAAIRLVQVADPEGVYTGDLTDLDSCLNELSEGDYEFIVGFVPNDAAAAYLATFAGILNTEILAVVFERDAETLEKLVDAVMEGTEAEIIAARAHHNPAPLRVRIDRFLEEL, from the coding sequence ATGAAGAAGGCTTTGATGATACTCGGATGCCCGGAGTCACCGGTTCAGGTTCCCCTGGCAATCTACACATCACATAAACTCAGGAAGAAGGGGTTCAGTGTTACAATAACAGCAAATCCTGCTGCAATAAGGCTTGTGCAGGTTGCAGACCCAGAGGGTGTATACACTGGTGACCTAACCGACCTCGACTCCTGCCTCAATGAACTCTCTGAGGGGGACTATGAATTCATTGTGGGTTTTGTACCCAATGATGCCGCCGCCGCGTACCTCGCGACGTTTGCAGGAATACTTAATACAGAAATACTGGCGGTAGTATTTGAAAGGGACGCGGAAACCCTTGAGAAACTGGTTGATGCTGTTATGGAAGGTACAGAAGCCGAGATAATAGCTGCGAGGGCACACCACAACCCGGCCCCACTGAGGGTCAGGATAGACAGATTCCTGGAGGAGCTATGA
- a CDS encoding DUF354 domain-containing protein, whose product MVPLKVWIDITNSPHVRFFRDIITHLQDEGEDVIITARKFGDIHRLMNLFGFEFTSIGKHGVTLAEKLLESTKRAYKLSKFIAEEKPDVGLSKHSIELPRVTFGLGIPSVYVLDNEHALAANKLTLPLCDHIIMPEVIDLWDIMKTGADPNRITRYRGSSEIIHFQNFEYNENIFEDLNLKLEREKTILMRPEPSLASYLDADCHESVLTPIVEVLKDYANILIIPRFREQEEIFRGYDNVTIIKPPVDTFSLMKRCDLVIGAGGTMNREAALLGTPVISCYPGKPLSVDRFYIENGLMYRSTDVDEIVNVALRLLVSRKGPKEIKTDDLFKIIIDSVYGAADSGHKK is encoded by the coding sequence GTGGTCCCCTTGAAGGTATGGATTGATATTACAAATTCGCCTCATGTGAGGTTTTTCAGGGACATCATCACCCACCTCCAGGATGAGGGGGAGGATGTGATCATAACAGCAAGGAAGTTCGGGGATATACACAGGCTCATGAACCTCTTTGGCTTTGAATTCACCTCGATAGGTAAACACGGTGTGACACTCGCTGAAAAGCTCCTTGAGAGTACCAAGAGAGCCTACAAGCTCTCAAAATTTATAGCCGAAGAGAAACCTGATGTTGGCCTTTCAAAACATTCAATAGAGCTTCCAAGGGTCACATTTGGTCTTGGAATCCCCAGTGTCTATGTGCTGGACAATGAACATGCCCTTGCAGCCAACAAGCTTACACTCCCACTCTGTGATCATATAATCATGCCTGAGGTCATTGACCTCTGGGATATAATGAAGACAGGGGCTGACCCCAACAGGATAACAAGGTACAGGGGGTCATCTGAGATAATCCACTTCCAGAACTTTGAGTACAATGAGAACATCTTCGAGGACCTGAACCTGAAACTTGAAAGGGAGAAGACCATACTCATGAGGCCAGAACCATCGCTGGCCTCCTACCTGGATGCTGACTGCCATGAATCTGTACTCACACCGATAGTGGAGGTTCTAAAGGATTACGCCAACATCCTCATCATCCCACGGTTCAGGGAACAGGAAGAGATCTTCAGGGGATATGATAATGTTACCATAATCAAGCCGCCGGTTGATACATTCAGCCTCATGAAGAGGTGCGACCTTGTAATCGGGGCTGGGGGTACCATGAACAGGGAGGCGGCCCTACTGGGCACACCTGTCATATCATGTTACCCTGGAAAGCCGCTTTCGGTTGACAGGTTCTACATTGAGAACGGGCTGATGTACAGGTCAACAGATGTTGATGAAATAGTCAACGTGGCACTGAGGCTTCTTGTTTCACGAAAGGGTCCTAAGGAAATCAAAACAGACGACCTTTTCAAGATAATAATTGACAGTGTCTATGGGGCAGCTGATTCAGGACACAAAAAGTAG